From one Henningerozyma blattae CBS 6284 chromosome 1, complete genome genomic stretch:
- the TBLA0A07040 gene encoding uncharacterized protein (similar to Saccharomyces cerevisiae MATALPHA1 (YCR040W); ancestral locus Anc_1.120): protein MSNKTMNHTKKALFKVNLKLNKNIRMKTNSKSMRNKFNETRGISILLYKNHNIKIPFPPTTLLYNIEVEKQKIISTQHMLNEYTMDNDDNYLSDLFYEDEYNDNNSLFDNGFPNNVNSNPNPVNSERVLNGFIAFRAYNSQFGYGLKQNILSSLLSTAWHENPNQQNVWNFFSQEYNFVKPKCGFVEWLGQTYEREMHLLL from the coding sequence ATGTCTAATAAAACAATGAATCACACGAAAAAAGCACTATTCAAAGTAAATTTGAAACttaataagaatattagAATGAAAACAAATTCTAAATCTATGAGAAACAAATTCAATGAAACTAGAGGAATATCGATACTACTGTATAAGAACCACAATATTAAGATCCCATTTCCACCTACTACTCTATTATACAACATTGAAGTTGAAAAACAGAAGATAATATCGACACAGCATATGTTAAATGAATATACTAtggataatgatgataattatCTATCTGATTTATTCTACGAAGATGAgtataatgataataatagtttatttgataatggCTTTCCAAATAATGTAAATAGCAATCCTAATCCTGTAAATAGTGAGCGAGTACTAAATGGATTTATAGCCTTTCGGGCATATAATTCTCAATTCGGATACGGCCtcaaacaaaatattttgtcaAGTTTATTATCCACGGCATGGCACGAAAATCCAAACCAACAGAATGTATGGAACTTTTTTTCGCAGGAGTATAATTTTGTCAAGCCCAAGTGTGGGTTTGTGGAGTGGCTAGGCCAAACTTACGAGAGGGAGATGCATCTACTCTTGTAA
- the TBLA0A07050 gene encoding homeobox domain-containing protein (similar to Saccharomyces cerevisiae MATALPHA2 (YCR039C); ancestral locus Anc_1.121): MNKIPIDTLLNPTNSENIKEQLQNLNKELLSMCSRLPSAKSMEETQLSEILKFLTKTIKHEPLGKEETELVTTTVQLSTVLSSLVKEARQLHRLHHSQSTHNPRVFNVLTQHMMSNSNSTSTSPHSNSLPNSPSTKKSTTPLTNPSPPYYYSSSSPKSLSPPLQHTPSHRGHRLPKHTLIPLEKWFLHNKSHPYLHNSDLQALTTQSSLSKTQVKNWISNRRRKERHSLKISNNIASLLQNDTNNHSQNHKKNPPLSSPLS; this comes from the exons ATGAATAAGATACCTATCGATACCTTACTGAATCCTACCAATTCAGAGAACATTAAAGAACA ATTACAAAACCTCAACAAAGAACTCCTTTCTATGTGTTCTCGTTTACCATCTGCTAAAAGTATGGAAGAAACTCAACTTtcagaaatattaaaa TTTTTGACAAAAACAATCAAACACGAACCCCTTGGAAAAGAGGAAACCGAACTCGTCACCACAACCGTCCAGCTGTCCACCGTCTTGTCCAGCCTCGTGAAGGAGGCCAGGCAGCTCCACCGCCTCCACCACTCTCAATCCACCCACAACCCACGCGTCTTCAACGTCCTCACCCAGCACATGATGTCCAACTCCAACTCAACCTCCACCTCCCCCCACTCCAACTCACTCCCAAACTCACCCTCCACAAAAAAATCAACCACACCCCTAACAAATCCCTCACCACCCTACTACTACTCCTCCTCCTCCCCCAAATCCCTCTCCCCACCCCTACAGCACACTCCCAGCCATCGTGGCCACCGCCTCCCAAAACATACCCTCATCCCCCTCGAAAAATGGTTCCTCCACAACAAATCACACCCTTACCTACACAACTCTGACCTCCAAGCCCTCACAACACAATCCTCTCTCTCCAAAACACAAGTCAAAAACTGGATCTCCAACCGCCGTCGCAAAGAACGCCACTCCCTCAAAATATCAAACAATATCGCTTCCCTTCTACAGAATGATACCAACAATCACTCCCAAAATCACAAAAAAAATCCCCCTCTTTCTTCTCCATTATCTTAA
- the DIP5 gene encoding dicarboxylic amino acid permease (similar to Saccharomyces cerevisiae DIP5 (YPL265W)) yields the protein MAESIQSTDISHTRIEIDNIAVQQKGLDSSQDGGIKFVDQTNYNIYGNLDNMGDYSKDYYEKSQYQQQNLDIESNISSLSSTTSITSTGGSSPKHTDGLKKNLQARHVSMIAIGGSLGTGLLIGTGTSLSAAGPASMFIAYSFVGILVFFTMAAIGEMASYIPMDGFTSYASRYVDPALGFAVGYCYLFKYLILCPNQLTAASLVIQYWIDRDTVNPGVWITIFLVVIVIINVAGVKFFGEFEFWLSSFKVLVMLGLILLMFILMLGGGPDHDRLGFRYWQHPGAFKPYSDAIDGSVGKFVAFVSVFVYALFAYLGIELTGIVAAEAYNPRKSVPRAVKLTVWRIVIFYLVTIFLLGMCVAYNDPRLLAAKGAGTSAAASPFVVAIQNSGIRVLPHIFNACVLIFVFSACNSDLYVGSRSLYSLAVDGKAPAIFKRTTSWGLPHYSLGVCVLFALLAYMNVSSGSAQVFNYFVNVVSIFGLLSWICIFITYIGFMRAVKVQGVDRSKFAYSAPFQPYGTYFSLAWCVFIAFIKNFTVFLGHSFDYKNFITGYIGLPVFVIFYFGYKFIKKTKIVKSHEVDLFTGKEVFDQQEIEGKILDQEKQIRLRENKFSLEWIYEKFLGNIF from the coding sequence ATGGCCGAATCGATTCAATCCACAGATATATCACATACTCGTATCGAGATAGACAACATTGCTGTTCAACAAAAAGGTTTGGACTCTAGCCAGGATGGCGGCATTAAATTCGTAGATCAAACTAATTACAATATATACGGTAATCTAGATAACATGGGTGACTATTCAAAAGATTATTACGAAAAGAGTCAATACCAACAACAAAACTTGGATATTGAAAGTAATATCTCGTCATTATCATCTACAACATCTATTACTTCAACAGGTGGCTCGTCACCCAAACATACCGATGggttgaaaaaaaatttgcaAGCTCGTCATGTTTCTATGATTGCCATTGGTGGTTCTTTGGGTACAGGTCTATTGATTGGTACAGGTACTTCTCTTTCTGCAGCTGGTCCTGCATCCATGTTCATTGCTTATTCATTTGTGGGAATTTTAGTCTTTTTTACAATGGCTGCTATTGGTGAAATGGCGTCCTATATCCCAATGGATGGGTTCACTTCATATGCATCACGTTACGTCGACCCTGCTCTTGGATTTGCTGTCggttattgttatttgttcaaatatttaatctTATGTCCAAATCAATTGACTGCAGCTTCCTTAGTTATTCAATATTGGATTGATAGAGATACTGTGAACCCAGGTGTTTGGATCACAATTTTCTTAGTGGTCATTGTTATTATAAATGTTGCTGGTGTTAAGTTTTTTGGTGAATTCGAATTTTGGTTGAGTAGTTTCAAAGTCTTGGTTATGTTGGGTTTGATTCTATTGATGTTCATCTTAATGCTAGGTGGGGGTCCAGATCATGATCGTCTAGGGTTCCGTTACTGGCAACATCCTGGTGCTTTCAAACCTTATTCAGATGCTATTGATGGCTCAGTGGGGAAGTTTGTGGCATTTGTTTCTGTCTTTGTTTATGCATTGTTTGCCTACTTGGGTATTGAATTGACTGGTATTGTTGCTGCGGAAGCTTATAATCCAAGAAAATCTGTTCCAAGAGCTGTTAAACTAACCGTTTGGAGAATCgtcattttctatttagTTACAATTTTCTTATTGGGTATGTGCGTTGCTTATAATGATCCTCGTTTATTAGCTGCTAAAGGTGCTGGAACATCCGCTGCTGCCTCCCCATTTGTTGTGGCTATCCAAAATTCAGGAATCCGTGTTTTACCTCATATCTTTAATGCATGTGTTTTAATCTTTGTCTTTTCTGCTTGTAACTCTGATTTATATGTCGGCTCTCGTTCCTTATATTCTTTAGCTGTCGATGGTAAGGCTCCTGCTATCTTTAAGAGAACTACATCTTGGGGTTTACCTCATTACTCTCTAGGTGTATGTGTTTTATTTGCCCTATTGGCTTATATGAATGTATCTTCAGGTTCAGCTCAAGTTTTCAACTATTTTGTTAACGTCGTTTCCATTTTCGGTTTGCTAAGTTGGATCTGTATCTTTATCACATATATTGGTTTCATGAGAGCAGTTAAAGTTCAAGGTGTTGATAGATCAAAATTCGCTTATAGTGCTCCTTTCCAACCTTATGGTACTTATTTCTCTTTAGCTTGGTGTGTTTTTATTGcatttatcaaaaatttcaCTGTATTTTTAGGTCATTCGTTTGattacaaaaatttcatcacTGGTTACATTGGTTTACCTGtttttgttatattttatttcggttataaattcattaaaaagacaaaaatcGTTAAATCTCATGAAGTTGATTTATTTACCGGGAAAGAAGTTTTTGATCAACAAGAAATCGAGGGAAAGATACTTGATCAAGAAAAGCAAATAAGATTAAgggaaaataaattctcTTTAGAATGgatatatgaaaaattcttgggaaatatcttttaa